The following proteins are encoded in a genomic region of Sylvia atricapilla isolate bSylAtr1 chromosome 14, bSylAtr1.pri, whole genome shotgun sequence:
- the DRD1 gene encoding D(1A) dopamine receptor codes for MTWNDTTMDGEGLLVERDSSSFRILTGCFLSLLILSTLLGNTLVCAAVIRFRHLRSKVTNFFVISLAVSDLLVAVLVMPWKAVAEIAGFWPFGSFCNIWVAFDIMCSTASILNLCVISVDRYWAISSPFRYERKMTPKAAFIMISVAWTLSVLISFIPVQLNWHKATTTSFLDFNASLQGVSMDNCDSSLNRMYAISSSLISFYIPVAIMIVTYTRIYRIAQKQIRRISALERAAVHAKNCQNPGGNRSSMDCQQPESNFKMSFKRETKVLKTLSVIMGVFVCCWLPFFVLNCMIPFCEPTQPSKGAEAFCINSTTFDVFIWFGWANSSLNPIIYAFNADFRKAFSTLLGCYRLCPMSGNAIETVSINNNGAVVFSSQHEPKGSSPKESNLVYLIPHSIICPEEEPLKKEDEGELSKTLEKMSPALSGILDYEADVSLEKINPITQNGQHKT; via the coding sequence ATGACTTGGAACGACACCACTATGGACGGGGAAGGGTTGCTGGTGGAAAGGGACTCCTCTTCCTTTCGGATCCTCACGGGCTGCTTCCTCTCGCTCCTGATCCTCTCCACGCTGCTGGGAAACACACTGGTCTGCGCAGCTGTCATTAGGTTTCGCCACCTCAGGTCCAAGGTGACCAACTTCTTTGTCATCTCCTTGGCTGTGTCAGATCTCTTGGTGGCAGTTTTGGTCATGCCTTGGAAAGCTGTGGCTGAGATCGCCGGTTTCTGGCCTTTTGGTTCATTTTGCAACATTTGGGTGGCCTTTGATATTATGTGCTCAACAGCCTCCATCTTAAACCTCTGTGTCATTAGCGTGGACAGATACTGGGCCATCTCCAGCCCGTTTAGGTACGAGAGGAAAATGACCCCCAAGGCAGCCTTCATCATGATCAGCGTGGCGTGGACTTTGTCCGTGTTGATCTCCTTCATCCCAGTGCAGCTGAATTGGCACAAGGCGACAACCACGAGCTTTTTGGACTTCAATGCCAGCTTACAAGGTGTGAGCATGGACAACTGTGATTCTAGCCTGAACAGGATGTATGCCATCTCCTCTTCTCTAATTAGCTTCTACATCCCCGTGGCCATCATGATAGTAACTTACACCAGGATATACCGGATTGCTCAGAAGCAAATCCGGCGCATCTCGGCTctggagagagcagcagtgcaCGCCAAGAACTGCCAGAACCCGGGTGGCAACAGGAGCAGCATGGActgccagcagccagagagcaaCTTCAAAATGTCCTTCAAGAGGGAAACGAAGGTGTTGAAGACTCTCTCGGTGATCATGGGGGTGTTTGTGTGCTGCTGGTTGCCATTTTTTGTGTTGAACTGCATGATTCCCTTCTGCGAGCCCACCCAGCCGTCCAAGGGAGCAGAGGCTTTCTGCATTAACTCCACCACCTTTGATGTTTTTATATGGTTTGGATGGGCCAATTCTTCCCTCAACCCCATCATTTATGCCTTCAACGCTGATTTCCGCAAGGCATTCTCCACCCTGCTGGGCTGCTACAGGCTCTGCCCCATGTCTGGCAATGCCATCGAGACTGTCAGCATCAACAACAACGGGGCAGTGGTCTTTTCCAGCCAACACGAGCCCAAAGGCTCCAGCCCCAAAGAGTCTAATCTGGTTTATCTGATTCCACACTCAATTATCTGCCCGGAAGAAGAACCTCTTAAAAAGGAAGATGAGGGTGAACTGTCAAAGACCTTGGAGAAAATGTCTCCAGCACTGTCGGGTATCTTGGATTATGAAGCTGatgtttctttggaaaagatCAATCCCATCACACAGAATGGGCAGCATAAAACCTGA